The genomic interval GTCTGGGTGTTCATGCGTGCAGTATCTCCAGGGTTGCTGGTTGATCAGCGCGAGGATCTAGCTTGAGTAGGCGCTGTTCTCGTGGACGTAGTCGTGGGTGAGGTCGTTGGTCCAGATGGTGGCTTCGGCGTCACCGGACTGCAGGTCAATTTCCACCAGGACTTCGCGGGGTTCGAGGTCCACCAGGTTGCGGTCGTCGCCGATGCTGCCGTTGCGGCAGATCTGGATGCCGTTGATGGCCACGTTCAGCTGGTCCGGTTCGAACACGGCGTCCGTGGTGCCCACGGCGGACAGCACGCGGCCCCAGTTGGGGTCCTTGCCGAAGATGGCTGCCTTGAACAGGTTGGACCGGGCCACGGAGCGGCTGACCGTTTCGGCGTCCCGCTCGCTGGCCGCATTGAACGTGCGGATGGCTATATCGTGGCTGGCGCCTTCGGCGTCCCCGATCAGCTTGCGCGCCAGTTCGGCGCACACCTTGGTGAGCCCGGCACCAAAGGCTTCGGCGGACGGGACGGCACCGGACGCGCCGGAGGCCAGCAGCACTACGGTGTCATTGGTGGACATGCAGCCGTCCGAGTCCGCCCGGTCGAAGGTGACGCGCGTGGCGTCGCGGAGGACGACGTCGAGCATTTCCGCTTCGACGTCGGCGTCGGTGGTGAGGACCACCAGCATGGTGGCCAGGCCGGGTGCCAGCATGCCGGCGCCCTTGGCGATGCCGCCGATGGTGAACTCCTGGCCGTCGGCGTCCGTGCCGATGAACAGTGCGGACTTGGGCACCGAGTCTGTGGTCATGATGGCGGTGGCCGCATCCGGACCGCCGTCCGTGCTGAGCGCTGCCGAGGCAGCCTCGACGCCCGGGAGGATCTTGTCCATGGGCAGCTGCTCGCCGATCAGGCCGGTGGAACAGACAAACACGTCCGTCGCCGAGATGCCCAGGACAGCAGCCACTTTTTCGGCCGTGCTGTGGGTGTTCTGGAACCCCTGGGGACCGGTGCAGGCGTTGGCACCGCCGGAGTTAAGGACCACTGCATCCACGCGGCCGTCCGAGACCACCTGTCGGGACCAGTGGACGGGGGCCGCGGCCACCCGGTTGCTGGTGAAGACGGCGGCCGCCGCCTTGGACGGGCCATCGTTGACCACCAGGGCGAAGTCCGGCTTGCCGGACGTCTTCAGGCCGGCGGTGACGCCTGCGGCGCGGAATCCCAGGGGGGCGGTAACGGTCACGGTGCAACTCCCTGCAGGTTGAGGCCGGCGGTTTCCGGCAGGCCTAGGGCAATGTTCATGGACTGCACGGCGCCGCCGGCAGTCCCCTTGGTGAGGTTATCAATGACGCACGTCACAATCACGCGGCCTGTGTGTTCATCCAATGCCAGCTGCATGGCCGCGTGGTTGGAGCCCTGGACGGACTTGGTGGCGGGCCACTGCCCTTCCGGCAGCAGGTGGACAAACGGCTCGTCGTCGTAGGCATCAGCCCACGCCTGGCGGAGGTCCGCCGCCGTGGTGCCGGGCTTGACCTT from Pseudarthrobacter sp. SSS035 carries:
- the argJ gene encoding bifunctional glutamate N-acetyltransferase/amino-acid acetyltransferase ArgJ; translation: MTVTAPLGFRAAGVTAGLKTSGKPDFALVVNDGPSKAAAAVFTSNRVAAAPVHWSRQVVSDGRVDAVVLNSGGANACTGPQGFQNTHSTAEKVAAVLGISATDVFVCSTGLIGEQLPMDKILPGVEAASAALSTDGGPDAATAIMTTDSVPKSALFIGTDADGQEFTIGGIAKGAGMLAPGLATMLVVLTTDADVEAEMLDVVLRDATRVTFDRADSDGCMSTNDTVVLLASGASGAVPSAEAFGAGLTKVCAELARKLIGDAEGASHDIAIRTFNAASERDAETVSRSVARSNLFKAAIFGKDPNWGRVLSAVGTTDAVFEPDQLNVAINGIQICRNGSIGDDRNLVDLEPREVLVEIDLQSGDAEATIWTNDLTHDYVHENSAYSS